The Anopheles merus strain MAF chromosome 2L, AmerM5.1, whole genome shotgun sequence genome has a segment encoding these proteins:
- the LOC121594162 gene encoding uncharacterized protein LOC121594162 isoform X3 produces MSYTEYSKELEAFIAKQRQLLELDKERIQRIKQEDPHTQHIPSRAEELQKDVDSVEEIASDNCPANDKLSKEKVNSQLSKKTATVPEVKAGPSGKAPRERNVPSSSSIDSWTNMDHRVRNVVATPTTPTEAAPSPPPATVPSAARAKQMSPQQDEMEQWVSDTFFSYFPSFNKKQKEKKTVLSRTRQQEYQEYLKNVNFIANAIPEVTTKHQQYMQKYGTGKSPGGTEATNEKGTGNAPTSPPAAAGTGPGGPGGGGGATGQPQVRFGKSLVAEGNSNYRKDTIDRRNRMLADEESRRKLEYQKELIKQIEEKRKEVERLREKEKLEEEMLTSRLEQQLKTMQLEEQLEHERLRSEKIRIANEQNHIRRLQLLANLENDHKVFNPYDGQRKAFSENGGKAAAAAAASSETKPTVPQPNGGAFSSGDERTKAAYQRYISNSATQQQEKQQPTTRLHPFVSVAPAVSTNALALSTEQEDYESSSETTADTSVMVGGGGGGAVDDYRFQYCKSCRADGDRSRLPLQPALGKHSKRRQHCAKCKRPEAYNGGKRGEDANSRCIRCERTMKRATNGTKGASLCAVCTLSTEADQQNKNFLYHPKKQQYQHTERRHHRAPLETDDDDVQVHRAVGATISPSQKNPFKVIDIQYHESDNEHGDLDVLNPVIVRNNYRKPPPFSLNIDKDSLFHPSKKPPEPVFTVNIRNGEVFVDNKLRSGGAKSSRYAPPDSPLLSDGDGETSSATVGDDLMDDRIAKYVRHYNTLWMKRGNGRKGNSNGQQHHDYHHHHSSHHHHQQQHPNHREQEQHSNDRAKGNKTGPLLPSLSPPKVYVSDRPDNLKSDALKLMEKKWEVPAVERTKVNEKGSTRVLTQLGAIRKQLQLEQLQMDGGPSGYSKNY; encoded by the exons ATGTCGTACACTGAATACTCGAAGGAGCTAGAAGCGTTTATAGCGAAGCAAAGGCAGTTACTAGAGTTGGATAAGGAGCGTATTCAGCGTATCAAGCAGGaagacccacacacacaacatataCCTTCCCGCGCGGAAGAATTGCAAAAGGATGTTGATTCCGTGGAAGAGATAGCTAGCGACAACTGTCCCGCCAACGATAAGCTATCGAAGGAAAAGGTCAACTCTCAGCTTAGTAAGAAAACGGCCACCGTACCCGAGGTGAAAGCCGGTCCAAGCGGAAAAGCACCCCGCGAGCGAAATGTGCCTTCGTCCAGCTCTATTGATTCATGGACAAACATGGACCACCGGGTACGCAATGTTGTGGCCACCCCGACGACACCAACCGaagcagcaccatcaccaccaccagcaacagtCCCGTCGGCAGCCCGTGCGAAACAAATGTCGCCGCAACAG GATGAGATGGAACAGTGGGTCTCGGATACGTTCTTTTCGTACTTTCCGAGTTTCAACAAAAagcagaaggaaaagaaaacggtCCTGTCCCGTACGCGCCAGCAGGAGTATCAAGAGtatttgaaaaatgtaaatttcaTTGCTAACGCG ATCCCGGAAGTGACGACGAAACACCAGCAGTACATGCAGAAGTACGGCACGGGCAAATCACCCGGCGGAACGGAAGCAACCAATGAGAAGGGAACTGGCAACGCTCCTACAAGCccgccggctgctgctggcactgGTCCTGGTGggcctggtggtggtggtggtgccacTGGTCAACCACAGGTCCGCTTTGGCAAGTCGCTGGTGGCGGAGGGGAACTCCAACTACCGCAAAG ACACTATCGATCGCAGGAACAGGATGTTGGCCGAT GAGGAAAGCCGCCGTAAGCTGGAATACCAGAAGGAGCTCATCAAGCAGATCGAGGAAAAGCGCAAAGAGGTCGAACGGTTGCGCGAGAAGGAAAAGCTCGAAGAGGAAATGCTGACCAG CCGACTGGAGCAACAGCTGAAAACGATGCAGCTAGAGGAGCAGCTCGAGCACGAGCGGCTGCGCAGCGAGAAGATCCGCATCGCCAACGAGCAGAACCACATCCGCCGGCTGCAGCTGCTCGCGAACCTGGAGAACGATCACAAAGTCTTCAACCCGTACGATGGCCAGCGGAAAGCATTTTCGGAAAATGGCGGTAAAGCCGccgcggcggcggctgcttcCTCCGAGACCAAGCCAACCGTTCCGCAGCCGAACGGTGGTGCCTTCTCTTCCGGCGACGAGCGGACAAAGGCGGCGTACCAGCGGTACATAAGCAACTCGGCcacacagcagcaggagaAACAGCAACCCACCACCCGTCTGCATCCGTTCGTGTCGGTTGCGCCAGCCGTCTCTACGAACGCGCTCGCCCTGTCCACCGAGCAGGAGGACTATGAATCTTCCAGCGAAACGACGGCCGACACGTCGGTGATGGTgggaggtggaggaggaggagcggtGGACGATTATCGGTTCCAGTACTGTAAGAGCTGCCGGGCGGACGGTGATCGGTCGCGTCTTCCATTGCAGCCCGCGCTGGGAAAGCACAGCAAGCGCCGGCAGCATTGCGCCAAGTGTAAACGACCGGAGGCGTACAATGGTGGCAAGCGGGGAGAGGACGCCAACAGTCGCTGCATAAGATGCGAACGGACAATGAAGCGAGCGACGAATGGAACGAAGGGAGCATCGCTGTGTGCCGTCTGCACCCTGTCGACGGAGGCGGACCAACAGAACAAAAACTTCCTCTACCATCCGAAGAAGCAGCAGTATCAGCACACGGAGCGGCGGCATCATCGCGCCCCACTCGAAACGGACGACGATGATGTGCAGGTACATCGGGCGGTCGGCGCCACCATTTCACCGTCGCAAAAGAACCCCTTCAAGGTGATCGACATCCAGTATCACGAGAGTGACAACGAGCACGGCGACCTGGACGTGCTGAATCCGGTGATTGTGCGCAACAACTACCGCAAGCCGCCACCGTTCTCGCTCAACATCGACAAGGATTCGCTGTTCCATCCGAGCAAGAAGCCACCGGAACCGGTCTTCACCGTGAACATCCGCAACGGGGAGGTGTTTGTGGACAATAAGCTGCGATCGGGAGGGGCGAAATCGTCCCGATACGCTCCGCCCGACAGCCCACTGTTGTCCGATGGGGACGGGGAAACTTCGTCCGCCACCGTCGGGGACGATCTGATGGATGACCGGATTGCCAAGTACGTGCGACACTACAACACGCTTTGGATGAAGCGTGGCAATGGTAGAAAGGGCAACAGTAATGGGCAACAGCACCACgattaccatcatcatcattcttctcatcaccatcatcaacaacagcacccTAATCATCGTGAGCAGGAGCAGCACAGCAATGATCGTGCGAAGGGGAACAAAACCGGACCACTGCTTCCATCGCTTTCGCCCCCGAAAGTGTACGTAAGTGATCGACCGGACAATCTGAAAAGTGACGCCCTGAAGCTGATGGAGAAAAAATGGGAG gtACCCGCCGTTGAACGGACCAAAGTGAATGAAAAAGGATCCACGCGTGTGTTGACGCAGCTCGGGGCGATCCGaaagcagctgcagctggaaCAGCTACAGATGGATGGTGGTCCATCGGGATATTCGAAGAATTATTAG
- the LOC121594162 gene encoding uncharacterized protein LOC121594162 isoform X2 — translation MSYTEYSKELEAFIAKQRQLLELDKERIQRIKQEDPHTQHIPSRAEELQKDVDSVEEIASDNCPANDKLSKEKVNSQLSKKTATVPEVKAGPSGKAPRERNVPSSSSIDSWTNMDHRVRNVVATPTTPTEAAPSPPPATVPSAARAKQMSPQQDEMEQWVSDTFFSYFPSFNKKQKEKKTVLSRTRQQEYQEYLKNIPEVTTKHQQYMQKYGTGKSPGGTEATNEKGTGNAPTSPPAAAGTGPGGPGGGGGATGQPQVRFGKSLVAEGNSNYRKGSPREKLIQDLAHTDLPTILNTDTIDRRNRMLADEESRRKLEYQKELIKQIEEKRKEVERLREKEKLEEEMLTSRLEQQLKTMQLEEQLEHERLRSEKIRIANEQNHIRRLQLLANLENDHKVFNPYDGQRKAFSENGGKAAAAAAASSETKPTVPQPNGGAFSSGDERTKAAYQRYISNSATQQQEKQQPTTRLHPFVSVAPAVSTNALALSTEQEDYESSSETTADTSVMVGGGGGGAVDDYRFQYCKSCRADGDRSRLPLQPALGKHSKRRQHCAKCKRPEAYNGGKRGEDANSRCIRCERTMKRATNGTKGASLCAVCTLSTEADQQNKNFLYHPKKQQYQHTERRHHRAPLETDDDDVQVHRAVGATISPSQKNPFKVIDIQYHESDNEHGDLDVLNPVIVRNNYRKPPPFSLNIDKDSLFHPSKKPPEPVFTVNIRNGEVFVDNKLRSGGAKSSRYAPPDSPLLSDGDGETSSATVGDDLMDDRIAKYVRHYNTLWMKRGNGRKGNSNGQQHHDYHHHHSSHHHHQQQHPNHREQEQHSNDRAKGNKTGPLLPSLSPPKVYVSDRPDNLKSDALKLMEKKWEVPAVERTKVNEKGSTRVLTQLGAIRKQLQLEQLQMDGGPSGYSKNY, via the exons ATGTCGTACACTGAATACTCGAAGGAGCTAGAAGCGTTTATAGCGAAGCAAAGGCAGTTACTAGAGTTGGATAAGGAGCGTATTCAGCGTATCAAGCAGGaagacccacacacacaacatataCCTTCCCGCGCGGAAGAATTGCAAAAGGATGTTGATTCCGTGGAAGAGATAGCTAGCGACAACTGTCCCGCCAACGATAAGCTATCGAAGGAAAAGGTCAACTCTCAGCTTAGTAAGAAAACGGCCACCGTACCCGAGGTGAAAGCCGGTCCAAGCGGAAAAGCACCCCGCGAGCGAAATGTGCCTTCGTCCAGCTCTATTGATTCATGGACAAACATGGACCACCGGGTACGCAATGTTGTGGCCACCCCGACGACACCAACCGaagcagcaccatcaccaccaccagcaacagtCCCGTCGGCAGCCCGTGCGAAACAAATGTCGCCGCAACAG GATGAGATGGAACAGTGGGTCTCGGATACGTTCTTTTCGTACTTTCCGAGTTTCAACAAAAagcagaaggaaaagaaaacggtCCTGTCCCGTACGCGCCAGCAGGAGTATCAAGAGtatttgaaaaat ATCCCGGAAGTGACGACGAAACACCAGCAGTACATGCAGAAGTACGGCACGGGCAAATCACCCGGCGGAACGGAAGCAACCAATGAGAAGGGAACTGGCAACGCTCCTACAAGCccgccggctgctgctggcactgGTCCTGGTGggcctggtggtggtggtggtgccacTGGTCAACCACAGGTCCGCTTTGGCAAGTCGCTGGTGGCGGAGGGGAACTCCAACTACCGCAAAGGTAGCCCGCGTGAGAAGTTGATCCAAGATTTAGCCCATACTGATCTGCCTACCATTCTTAACACAGACACTATCGATCGCAGGAACAGGATGTTGGCCGAT GAGGAAAGCCGCCGTAAGCTGGAATACCAGAAGGAGCTCATCAAGCAGATCGAGGAAAAGCGCAAAGAGGTCGAACGGTTGCGCGAGAAGGAAAAGCTCGAAGAGGAAATGCTGACCAG CCGACTGGAGCAACAGCTGAAAACGATGCAGCTAGAGGAGCAGCTCGAGCACGAGCGGCTGCGCAGCGAGAAGATCCGCATCGCCAACGAGCAGAACCACATCCGCCGGCTGCAGCTGCTCGCGAACCTGGAGAACGATCACAAAGTCTTCAACCCGTACGATGGCCAGCGGAAAGCATTTTCGGAAAATGGCGGTAAAGCCGccgcggcggcggctgcttcCTCCGAGACCAAGCCAACCGTTCCGCAGCCGAACGGTGGTGCCTTCTCTTCCGGCGACGAGCGGACAAAGGCGGCGTACCAGCGGTACATAAGCAACTCGGCcacacagcagcaggagaAACAGCAACCCACCACCCGTCTGCATCCGTTCGTGTCGGTTGCGCCAGCCGTCTCTACGAACGCGCTCGCCCTGTCCACCGAGCAGGAGGACTATGAATCTTCCAGCGAAACGACGGCCGACACGTCGGTGATGGTgggaggtggaggaggaggagcggtGGACGATTATCGGTTCCAGTACTGTAAGAGCTGCCGGGCGGACGGTGATCGGTCGCGTCTTCCATTGCAGCCCGCGCTGGGAAAGCACAGCAAGCGCCGGCAGCATTGCGCCAAGTGTAAACGACCGGAGGCGTACAATGGTGGCAAGCGGGGAGAGGACGCCAACAGTCGCTGCATAAGATGCGAACGGACAATGAAGCGAGCGACGAATGGAACGAAGGGAGCATCGCTGTGTGCCGTCTGCACCCTGTCGACGGAGGCGGACCAACAGAACAAAAACTTCCTCTACCATCCGAAGAAGCAGCAGTATCAGCACACGGAGCGGCGGCATCATCGCGCCCCACTCGAAACGGACGACGATGATGTGCAGGTACATCGGGCGGTCGGCGCCACCATTTCACCGTCGCAAAAGAACCCCTTCAAGGTGATCGACATCCAGTATCACGAGAGTGACAACGAGCACGGCGACCTGGACGTGCTGAATCCGGTGATTGTGCGCAACAACTACCGCAAGCCGCCACCGTTCTCGCTCAACATCGACAAGGATTCGCTGTTCCATCCGAGCAAGAAGCCACCGGAACCGGTCTTCACCGTGAACATCCGCAACGGGGAGGTGTTTGTGGACAATAAGCTGCGATCGGGAGGGGCGAAATCGTCCCGATACGCTCCGCCCGACAGCCCACTGTTGTCCGATGGGGACGGGGAAACTTCGTCCGCCACCGTCGGGGACGATCTGATGGATGACCGGATTGCCAAGTACGTGCGACACTACAACACGCTTTGGATGAAGCGTGGCAATGGTAGAAAGGGCAACAGTAATGGGCAACAGCACCACgattaccatcatcatcattcttctcatcaccatcatcaacaacagcacccTAATCATCGTGAGCAGGAGCAGCACAGCAATGATCGTGCGAAGGGGAACAAAACCGGACCACTGCTTCCATCGCTTTCGCCCCCGAAAGTGTACGTAAGTGATCGACCGGACAATCTGAAAAGTGACGCCCTGAAGCTGATGGAGAAAAAATGGGAG gtACCCGCCGTTGAACGGACCAAAGTGAATGAAAAAGGATCCACGCGTGTGTTGACGCAGCTCGGGGCGATCCGaaagcagctgcagctggaaCAGCTACAGATGGATGGTGGTCCATCGGGATATTCGAAGAATTATTAG
- the LOC121594162 gene encoding uncharacterized protein LOC121594162 isoform X1: MSYTEYSKELEAFIAKQRQLLELDKERIQRIKQEDPHTQHIPSRAEELQKDVDSVEEIASDNCPANDKLSKEKVNSQLSKKTATVPEVKAGPSGKAPRERNVPSSSSIDSWTNMDHRVRNVVATPTTPTEAAPSPPPATVPSAARAKQMSPQQDEMEQWVSDTFFSYFPSFNKKQKEKKTVLSRTRQQEYQEYLKNVNFIANAIPEVTTKHQQYMQKYGTGKSPGGTEATNEKGTGNAPTSPPAAAGTGPGGPGGGGGATGQPQVRFGKSLVAEGNSNYRKGSPREKLIQDLAHTDLPTILNTDTIDRRNRMLADEESRRKLEYQKELIKQIEEKRKEVERLREKEKLEEEMLTSRLEQQLKTMQLEEQLEHERLRSEKIRIANEQNHIRRLQLLANLENDHKVFNPYDGQRKAFSENGGKAAAAAAASSETKPTVPQPNGGAFSSGDERTKAAYQRYISNSATQQQEKQQPTTRLHPFVSVAPAVSTNALALSTEQEDYESSSETTADTSVMVGGGGGGAVDDYRFQYCKSCRADGDRSRLPLQPALGKHSKRRQHCAKCKRPEAYNGGKRGEDANSRCIRCERTMKRATNGTKGASLCAVCTLSTEADQQNKNFLYHPKKQQYQHTERRHHRAPLETDDDDVQVHRAVGATISPSQKNPFKVIDIQYHESDNEHGDLDVLNPVIVRNNYRKPPPFSLNIDKDSLFHPSKKPPEPVFTVNIRNGEVFVDNKLRSGGAKSSRYAPPDSPLLSDGDGETSSATVGDDLMDDRIAKYVRHYNTLWMKRGNGRKGNSNGQQHHDYHHHHSSHHHHQQQHPNHREQEQHSNDRAKGNKTGPLLPSLSPPKVYVSDRPDNLKSDALKLMEKKWEVPAVERTKVNEKGSTRVLTQLGAIRKQLQLEQLQMDGGPSGYSKNY, encoded by the exons ATGTCGTACACTGAATACTCGAAGGAGCTAGAAGCGTTTATAGCGAAGCAAAGGCAGTTACTAGAGTTGGATAAGGAGCGTATTCAGCGTATCAAGCAGGaagacccacacacacaacatataCCTTCCCGCGCGGAAGAATTGCAAAAGGATGTTGATTCCGTGGAAGAGATAGCTAGCGACAACTGTCCCGCCAACGATAAGCTATCGAAGGAAAAGGTCAACTCTCAGCTTAGTAAGAAAACGGCCACCGTACCCGAGGTGAAAGCCGGTCCAAGCGGAAAAGCACCCCGCGAGCGAAATGTGCCTTCGTCCAGCTCTATTGATTCATGGACAAACATGGACCACCGGGTACGCAATGTTGTGGCCACCCCGACGACACCAACCGaagcagcaccatcaccaccaccagcaacagtCCCGTCGGCAGCCCGTGCGAAACAAATGTCGCCGCAACAG GATGAGATGGAACAGTGGGTCTCGGATACGTTCTTTTCGTACTTTCCGAGTTTCAACAAAAagcagaaggaaaagaaaacggtCCTGTCCCGTACGCGCCAGCAGGAGTATCAAGAGtatttgaaaaatgtaaatttcaTTGCTAACGCG ATCCCGGAAGTGACGACGAAACACCAGCAGTACATGCAGAAGTACGGCACGGGCAAATCACCCGGCGGAACGGAAGCAACCAATGAGAAGGGAACTGGCAACGCTCCTACAAGCccgccggctgctgctggcactgGTCCTGGTGggcctggtggtggtggtggtgccacTGGTCAACCACAGGTCCGCTTTGGCAAGTCGCTGGTGGCGGAGGGGAACTCCAACTACCGCAAAGGTAGCCCGCGTGAGAAGTTGATCCAAGATTTAGCCCATACTGATCTGCCTACCATTCTTAACACAGACACTATCGATCGCAGGAACAGGATGTTGGCCGAT GAGGAAAGCCGCCGTAAGCTGGAATACCAGAAGGAGCTCATCAAGCAGATCGAGGAAAAGCGCAAAGAGGTCGAACGGTTGCGCGAGAAGGAAAAGCTCGAAGAGGAAATGCTGACCAG CCGACTGGAGCAACAGCTGAAAACGATGCAGCTAGAGGAGCAGCTCGAGCACGAGCGGCTGCGCAGCGAGAAGATCCGCATCGCCAACGAGCAGAACCACATCCGCCGGCTGCAGCTGCTCGCGAACCTGGAGAACGATCACAAAGTCTTCAACCCGTACGATGGCCAGCGGAAAGCATTTTCGGAAAATGGCGGTAAAGCCGccgcggcggcggctgcttcCTCCGAGACCAAGCCAACCGTTCCGCAGCCGAACGGTGGTGCCTTCTCTTCCGGCGACGAGCGGACAAAGGCGGCGTACCAGCGGTACATAAGCAACTCGGCcacacagcagcaggagaAACAGCAACCCACCACCCGTCTGCATCCGTTCGTGTCGGTTGCGCCAGCCGTCTCTACGAACGCGCTCGCCCTGTCCACCGAGCAGGAGGACTATGAATCTTCCAGCGAAACGACGGCCGACACGTCGGTGATGGTgggaggtggaggaggaggagcggtGGACGATTATCGGTTCCAGTACTGTAAGAGCTGCCGGGCGGACGGTGATCGGTCGCGTCTTCCATTGCAGCCCGCGCTGGGAAAGCACAGCAAGCGCCGGCAGCATTGCGCCAAGTGTAAACGACCGGAGGCGTACAATGGTGGCAAGCGGGGAGAGGACGCCAACAGTCGCTGCATAAGATGCGAACGGACAATGAAGCGAGCGACGAATGGAACGAAGGGAGCATCGCTGTGTGCCGTCTGCACCCTGTCGACGGAGGCGGACCAACAGAACAAAAACTTCCTCTACCATCCGAAGAAGCAGCAGTATCAGCACACGGAGCGGCGGCATCATCGCGCCCCACTCGAAACGGACGACGATGATGTGCAGGTACATCGGGCGGTCGGCGCCACCATTTCACCGTCGCAAAAGAACCCCTTCAAGGTGATCGACATCCAGTATCACGAGAGTGACAACGAGCACGGCGACCTGGACGTGCTGAATCCGGTGATTGTGCGCAACAACTACCGCAAGCCGCCACCGTTCTCGCTCAACATCGACAAGGATTCGCTGTTCCATCCGAGCAAGAAGCCACCGGAACCGGTCTTCACCGTGAACATCCGCAACGGGGAGGTGTTTGTGGACAATAAGCTGCGATCGGGAGGGGCGAAATCGTCCCGATACGCTCCGCCCGACAGCCCACTGTTGTCCGATGGGGACGGGGAAACTTCGTCCGCCACCGTCGGGGACGATCTGATGGATGACCGGATTGCCAAGTACGTGCGACACTACAACACGCTTTGGATGAAGCGTGGCAATGGTAGAAAGGGCAACAGTAATGGGCAACAGCACCACgattaccatcatcatcattcttctcatcaccatcatcaacaacagcacccTAATCATCGTGAGCAGGAGCAGCACAGCAATGATCGTGCGAAGGGGAACAAAACCGGACCACTGCTTCCATCGCTTTCGCCCCCGAAAGTGTACGTAAGTGATCGACCGGACAATCTGAAAAGTGACGCCCTGAAGCTGATGGAGAAAAAATGGGAG gtACCCGCCGTTGAACGGACCAAAGTGAATGAAAAAGGATCCACGCGTGTGTTGACGCAGCTCGGGGCGATCCGaaagcagctgcagctggaaCAGCTACAGATGGATGGTGGTCCATCGGGATATTCGAAGAATTATTAG
- the LOC121594166 gene encoding NADH dehydrogenase [ubiquinone] iron-sulfur protein 4, mitochondrial encodes MSLFLRSVARAGATQWMRASLSTSSIAFKDPKAQKEAPILDASVVLADAEERARDHLPTITVPTKVDISPITGVPEEHVKERRVRIFMPAKNAMQSGTDNIHHWSIEFDNRERWENPLMGWSSTGDPLSNMRVDFTSADEAIAHCEKNGWRWFVDKQEVQKKPRVKNYGINFSWNKRTRVSTK; translated from the exons aTGAGCCTATTCCTGCGTTCAGTGGCGAGAGCTGGTGCTACGCAATG GATGCGTGCATCACTCTCGACGTCATCGATCGCGTTCAAGGATCCGAAGGCACAAAAGGAAGCCCCGATACTGGACGCTAGCGTTGTTCTCGCCGATGCAGAGGAGCGTGCCCGTGACCACCTTCCCACGATCACGGTGCCGACCAAG GTCGATATTAGCCCCATTACTGGCGTGCCGGAGGAGCACGTGAAGGAGCGCCGGGTGCGCATCTTCATGCCGGCCAAGAACGCGATGCAAAGCGGAACGGACAACATCCACCACTGGAGCATCGAGTTCGATAACCGCGAGCGCTGGGAGAACCCACTGATGGGATGGTCCTCGAC CGGTGATCCACTATCGAACATGCGCGTCGACTTCACCAGCGCGGACGAGGCGATCGCCCACTGCGAAAAGAACGGCTGGAGATGGTTCGTGGACAAGCAGGAGGTGCAGAAGAAGCCGCGCGTCAAGAACTACGGCATCAACTTTAGCTGGAACAAGCGTACCCGCGTGTCGACCAAGTGA
- the LOC121594162 gene encoding uncharacterized protein LOC121594162 isoform X4 has protein sequence MEQWVSDTFFSYFPSFNKKQKEKKTVLSRTRQQEYQEYLKNVNFIANAIPEVTTKHQQYMQKYGTGKSPGGTEATNEKGTGNAPTSPPAAAGTGPGGPGGGGGATGQPQVRFGKSLVAEGNSNYRKGSPREKLIQDLAHTDLPTILNTDTIDRRNRMLADEESRRKLEYQKELIKQIEEKRKEVERLREKEKLEEEMLTSRLEQQLKTMQLEEQLEHERLRSEKIRIANEQNHIRRLQLLANLENDHKVFNPYDGQRKAFSENGGKAAAAAAASSETKPTVPQPNGGAFSSGDERTKAAYQRYISNSATQQQEKQQPTTRLHPFVSVAPAVSTNALALSTEQEDYESSSETTADTSVMVGGGGGGAVDDYRFQYCKSCRADGDRSRLPLQPALGKHSKRRQHCAKCKRPEAYNGGKRGEDANSRCIRCERTMKRATNGTKGASLCAVCTLSTEADQQNKNFLYHPKKQQYQHTERRHHRAPLETDDDDVQVHRAVGATISPSQKNPFKVIDIQYHESDNEHGDLDVLNPVIVRNNYRKPPPFSLNIDKDSLFHPSKKPPEPVFTVNIRNGEVFVDNKLRSGGAKSSRYAPPDSPLLSDGDGETSSATVGDDLMDDRIAKYVRHYNTLWMKRGNGRKGNSNGQQHHDYHHHHSSHHHHQQQHPNHREQEQHSNDRAKGNKTGPLLPSLSPPKVYVSDRPDNLKSDALKLMEKKWEVPAVERTKVNEKGSTRVLTQLGAIRKQLQLEQLQMDGGPSGYSKNY, from the exons ATGGAACAGTGGGTCTCGGATACGTTCTTTTCGTACTTTCCGAGTTTCAACAAAAagcagaaggaaaagaaaacggtCCTGTCCCGTACGCGCCAGCAGGAGTATCAAGAGtatttgaaaaatgtaaatttcaTTGCTAACGCG ATCCCGGAAGTGACGACGAAACACCAGCAGTACATGCAGAAGTACGGCACGGGCAAATCACCCGGCGGAACGGAAGCAACCAATGAGAAGGGAACTGGCAACGCTCCTACAAGCccgccggctgctgctggcactgGTCCTGGTGggcctggtggtggtggtggtgccacTGGTCAACCACAGGTCCGCTTTGGCAAGTCGCTGGTGGCGGAGGGGAACTCCAACTACCGCAAAGGTAGCCCGCGTGAGAAGTTGATCCAAGATTTAGCCCATACTGATCTGCCTACCATTCTTAACACAGACACTATCGATCGCAGGAACAGGATGTTGGCCGAT GAGGAAAGCCGCCGTAAGCTGGAATACCAGAAGGAGCTCATCAAGCAGATCGAGGAAAAGCGCAAAGAGGTCGAACGGTTGCGCGAGAAGGAAAAGCTCGAAGAGGAAATGCTGACCAG CCGACTGGAGCAACAGCTGAAAACGATGCAGCTAGAGGAGCAGCTCGAGCACGAGCGGCTGCGCAGCGAGAAGATCCGCATCGCCAACGAGCAGAACCACATCCGCCGGCTGCAGCTGCTCGCGAACCTGGAGAACGATCACAAAGTCTTCAACCCGTACGATGGCCAGCGGAAAGCATTTTCGGAAAATGGCGGTAAAGCCGccgcggcggcggctgcttcCTCCGAGACCAAGCCAACCGTTCCGCAGCCGAACGGTGGTGCCTTCTCTTCCGGCGACGAGCGGACAAAGGCGGCGTACCAGCGGTACATAAGCAACTCGGCcacacagcagcaggagaAACAGCAACCCACCACCCGTCTGCATCCGTTCGTGTCGGTTGCGCCAGCCGTCTCTACGAACGCGCTCGCCCTGTCCACCGAGCAGGAGGACTATGAATCTTCCAGCGAAACGACGGCCGACACGTCGGTGATGGTgggaggtggaggaggaggagcggtGGACGATTATCGGTTCCAGTACTGTAAGAGCTGCCGGGCGGACGGTGATCGGTCGCGTCTTCCATTGCAGCCCGCGCTGGGAAAGCACAGCAAGCGCCGGCAGCATTGCGCCAAGTGTAAACGACCGGAGGCGTACAATGGTGGCAAGCGGGGAGAGGACGCCAACAGTCGCTGCATAAGATGCGAACGGACAATGAAGCGAGCGACGAATGGAACGAAGGGAGCATCGCTGTGTGCCGTCTGCACCCTGTCGACGGAGGCGGACCAACAGAACAAAAACTTCCTCTACCATCCGAAGAAGCAGCAGTATCAGCACACGGAGCGGCGGCATCATCGCGCCCCACTCGAAACGGACGACGATGATGTGCAGGTACATCGGGCGGTCGGCGCCACCATTTCACCGTCGCAAAAGAACCCCTTCAAGGTGATCGACATCCAGTATCACGAGAGTGACAACGAGCACGGCGACCTGGACGTGCTGAATCCGGTGATTGTGCGCAACAACTACCGCAAGCCGCCACCGTTCTCGCTCAACATCGACAAGGATTCGCTGTTCCATCCGAGCAAGAAGCCACCGGAACCGGTCTTCACCGTGAACATCCGCAACGGGGAGGTGTTTGTGGACAATAAGCTGCGATCGGGAGGGGCGAAATCGTCCCGATACGCTCCGCCCGACAGCCCACTGTTGTCCGATGGGGACGGGGAAACTTCGTCCGCCACCGTCGGGGACGATCTGATGGATGACCGGATTGCCAAGTACGTGCGACACTACAACACGCTTTGGATGAAGCGTGGCAATGGTAGAAAGGGCAACAGTAATGGGCAACAGCACCACgattaccatcatcatcattcttctcatcaccatcatcaacaacagcacccTAATCATCGTGAGCAGGAGCAGCACAGCAATGATCGTGCGAAGGGGAACAAAACCGGACCACTGCTTCCATCGCTTTCGCCCCCGAAAGTGTACGTAAGTGATCGACCGGACAATCTGAAAAGTGACGCCCTGAAGCTGATGGAGAAAAAATGGGAG gtACCCGCCGTTGAACGGACCAAAGTGAATGAAAAAGGATCCACGCGTGTGTTGACGCAGCTCGGGGCGATCCGaaagcagctgcagctggaaCAGCTACAGATGGATGGTGGTCCATCGGGATATTCGAAGAATTATTAG